The nucleotide sequence AACACTAcactaaaagtgaaaaacagaacagTTGTAAATGTATTGTTTGTTCACCTTTGTGATGGTGTTGCTGATTGGGAGTGGTGGCTGACTGCTCAATATATTGCTAGCCAAAAAAGATCAAaactcaaaattcaaagtatggtttCTATAGAATGCATATCACTTTGCACCATTGTAAAGTCAAAGAATCATAAGTTGAATTATTGTAAGTCAAGGACCACCTTTTTGGCGAAATAggttatttcccttaaccttttctcatgatcttttcattgtttttctctttttttctcagcttccttccttgccatcaacttgtcttctaagccactcactcttttttctacctcagaagccctcgtcattaggactttcagtttggattgcatctcatttaattgatttttaatttcagcctgattaggtctaaattctgcagtcatgaagtctcttgaatcctatatgctttttttccagagccaccagtagctttataattgtgcttctgaattggctttctgacgtcAAATTGTagtccaaattttgtaactctgtggcagagagtactgtttctgattctttatttgtggcgagttcttctttctagtcattttgctcagtgcagagtggccaaaaatgACTTATGTtagaaaatggaagcaaaacgaagaggaaaaaaaaaaaagaaaaagaaaaaaggaaaaaaggaaaaaaacaaggcagggtaccctctggttctatatactgtaaatccctcgactaccccaggagctttccagcactgctgggtcaagaacttgctctcccactctctccttccagctgttttttgggggaggggcctgctgtgctgattctcaggtgtgtgcacctgtgcacctGGGGGATGCCCTGACCATTCTGGGTGCCAGACTctgtgggagctgttgaccccatGAGGCCCCTGTCACCTGGTGGCCCCGCTACATCTCAGGCACTGGGTGACAAAATGAGGAACAACCCACTGCcagcggccagctccccagccctgcagtcagctcccgcagtgactaccgcagctcccagtgcgcaggggcctggatgctccaggggcgggcCCGCCGATCTGTACAGCTCGGGCCGCCTGGGGGCAGGAGCCAcctggctgtcctgtgtcctcccggcctctgcctgacCCGGGGGAGCACccgatcctgggctgtgtcccccggtgccctgggctctgggacctGTGACACTGTGAATGGACTAAAGTGTAGGTCCATGATGtataaactttaaatttaaaagcatCAGAGTGAATTTTGTTTGAACTTAACTTATACTTTATTACAATAAAACTCATAAGCCATTATACAGgttaaagaaaaagtcaaaatatagaaacagtgaAATGACACGGGAAGGGCAAGCCTCCGTTGGGCTGCAGGCATGACGAGCCCCGCGGTGGGAGCTGGGGCGGGCTCCCGAGGTGGTCAGGGGGCTGCGCAGAGGTTGAAGCCAGTTGTCCCGGAGGCAATTGGCGGCTCTGGCACTCTGGGGACCCCGATTGCAGGTGCCAGGGCCTGCTCCTCCTCCGGGGTGGCCGCAGGTGCACGTGGCTCGTCCAGGGCGCAGCCGTGATCTAGAGCAGTGACCACTATCTGCAGTGGCTTCGCCTCCCCAGCTGGCACCTCAGCTGGGGCCAAGCCCTCAGCCCCAGCAGCCAGGGCGGCCTCGAGCACTTCAGGCCCATCCGAGGCAGCAGGCCCCACAGTTGGGGCTGGGGCGGGCTCCGGAAGTGCTTCAGGGTCTTTTGCTCGGGCCGAAGCTGTAGCTGCAAGAAGACAAAGTATCACCACCAGGACGGACTTTCCACGTCCCTCCCAAATCAAGGACACTCTTCCAACCGCTCAAAGAGCCCTGGGAGGTGTCCCCAGCCTGCAGCTCGTGGGGATGGGGTGTGAGCCGAACCCCTGCTCCCGGCCCAGCTGCACGGACGCTGGATCCGTGgggcccaccctgtccccagctcGGCCACCCCCAGGCatcctcacccccagcctctggctccgCTGCATGGAGGCGTCTGAGTTGTTGCAGGTAACGCCGGGCACGGAGCTCCACGTCTGTGCCTGGCATGCGCTGCCTTATGAATTCCAGAATCTTCTTCAGGGAGGCAGATTGGGGGAGCCGACAAAAGTCCTCCTGATAATAGTCCATCCATGTCTCCAGGATGCAGCagatggccctggggagggacaggtgggCACAGGGGTCAGAAGACAGGGCTCCCTCACACCGAGGTGTCCCGGGGAAGCCCTGCAGGACCCGGGGCCTCGGCCTCCCGTGCGGGGCTGTCAGAGGCCAGTCCTGCTCCTCGTCCACCTGCCACCTGGCGGTCCTGCCTGCCACAGGCCTGCTCCCCGAGGAGGGGCTGGCACGAAGCCTCTGTGCGGGGGAGCCCACGCCCAGCGGTGTGACCATCACGGTCTTTGCTGGGAAgcggggctccctcctcagcctggctccctgcccactTGCCCCTTGAATCCACCGGCAGGCGTCCGGGGACGGGGGGCGTCTGGCCTGTCATTGCCCTCACTGCACACACTGTCGCTCTGGGAAGGTCCAAGCCAGGAGGGCTCGGGCTCTGTGTCCTGCCAGGCCTTGCCAGGAGCCACCCGGGACCTCCACTTTCCCTCCCTGTGGCTCTACGCTGCCTCCCTCATGAGGGGCCCCGGGGGGTGTCCTTCCACTGACTCTAATCTGCCGTCTCCCACGGGGCCAGGGCCACCGGGTCTGTGAGCCCTCAATGGCCCTCGTGGCAACCTGCTGTGCACTGGGTCCAGGTGCCACCAGATTGGGGAGTGcgatgctccccaccccctctgctctgggTCCCAGGTGTGGGGCAGACAGAGGGCTGGGAGGGGCGGGCATGGAGCAAGTCTCCCTTAGGGGTCCCAGTGCTCTCCCACCAAGCCCACGCCCTATTCACggctctcctttcctcctttcctgaaGGGCCCTTAGACCTTTACCCCGTCACGGGAATTGCAGATGTGTGGGGTGAGGGTCCAGCACCCCCGGCCCACAGCCCCCTCGCTgccctcctggagagggaaggccctCGGGCAGGGGCCGGAGTCACTCACAGTTTCCAGCGCTGCAGGACCGCGTCGTCGCCACCACACGCAGCTGCGATGCACCCATATctaggggagggcgggggcatcCCACGAATCATCCTGTGGCCGCGACCTCTCACCGTGGGGGCTGTCACCTCTGACCCCCGACTAGGCCGGAGCCCCGGGGGCCGTCAGCTCTGTGCGGGGGGCCACGGGCAGCCCCCGGAGAAGCGCCCGCACCTGCCGGGGCCTCCTGAATGCTTGAGCATGAAAGGCTCCGGCCAGGCCCACGGCCGATATCTGAGTGGGCCTGGGcgcccggggaccccggggtccccctgTGTGGTTGCCCCAGGACACAGCCCCCCGATGGACTCTCCAACCTCCCTTTCAATGGGAAAAGAGGCCAGCTCAGGACCCCGGTGACggtggggaggaggcacaggCCCCGTCACGGGGGAGGAGGACGGCTGCGGAGCACAGGCACAGCCCCTCTGGCCGACCCGCCAcaggccaggccccggggctgccctccggGACCCCACTGTGCCCTGGGTGACTCTGCTCCAGGCGGGGGAGCGGCCCGAGGCCGGGCAGCTCAGAACCattcccagcctccccaccagcAGGTGGCCCACCCCTGGGCTGCGGAGGCGCAGGTGCTCACTTCGTAAACAGCAGATCCAGCACCTCGTCGGTGGTGGCAAATCCATGACAGTTGTCTAAAAAGATGAAAACGGAGATGACATCCCTGCGCAGCAAGGCGGGCAGCAGTTGTTGGAATTCCTGCTCCAGCAGCTCCGTCCGGCTGGGCTTCGTCGGGCAGATGGGAGGCGCCTTCCCGGCCGAGGCCCTTGCACCCTGAGTTGGGACAGAGGGGACGTGCATGGAGCCGCcgggaggcctggggtgggagcGCAGCCCGCAGCCCGAGCTCtcgggggccgt is from Canis lupus dingo isolate Sandy chromosome 16, ASM325472v2, whole genome shotgun sequence and encodes:
- the LOC112676853 gene encoding ral guanine nucleotide dissociation stimulator-like yields the protein MFSCCRPTSGGSGSQEPQGCRLFQCCRLWLQHKNQRLRAFIRRRRQGARASAGKAPPICPTKPSRTELLEQEFQQLLPALLRRDVISVFIFLDNCHGFATTDEVLDLLFTKYGCIAAACGGDDAVLQRWKLAICCILETWMDYYQEDFCRLPQSASLKKILEFIRQRMPGTDVELRARRYLQQLRRLHAAEPEAGATASARAKDPEALPEPAPAPTVGPAASDGPEVLEAALAAGAEGLAPAEVPAGEAKPLQIVVTALDHGCALDEPRAPAATPEEEQALAPAIGVPRVPEPPIASGTTGFNLCAAP